A window of the Harmonia axyridis chromosome 5, icHarAxyr1.1, whole genome shotgun sequence genome harbors these coding sequences:
- the LOC123681196 gene encoding centromere protein S-like has product MSSEQRAKHNIYSTSRKICKEVGVQLGLEYEVNALDLIAELAFKKLCYYANDLEAFQKHAKRSTINADDVKLLVRRNSSLKKILEDKHKAILPEKSPETNAGVKRKRKT; this is encoded by the exons ATGTCTTCAGAACAA AGGGCAAAACATAACATCTACAGTACTTCTAGAAAAATCTGTAAGGAAGTTGGTGTCCAACTTGGTCTAGAATATGAAGTTAATGCATTGGATCTAATTGCTGAACTtgctttcaaaaaattatgttaTTATGCTAATGATCTCGAAGCATTTCAGAA GCATGCGAAAAGGTCAACAATTAATGCAGATGATGTTAAGCTTTTAGTTAGAAGAAACAGCTCACTA aaaaaaatattggaggatAAACACAAAGCCATTCTACCAGAAAAATCACCAGAAACAAATGCTGGAGttaaaagaaagagaaaaacttaA
- the LOC123680895 gene encoding uncharacterized protein K02A2.6-like yields MEFLKQPASMSMSGDLGSNWRKFKNSFTLYLVATGCKEKPKEVQAAVLLHCLGEEVSEVLETLDLTVDEKTDPDTIVKKLDVYFLPKCNSSVETHKFNSRNQLYGESFEHFLAELKKIARDCEFGTFRDRLIKDRIVSGIRDRKVKERLLRETNLDLTKTIEICRVAEQTEQHIKEMIDKTENLEVSEIKHGKNRMTYVNENSMYARRQEGNQYRRQLNMNSSSHENKREQNVFTKRGRTSDGGTHSENSHQSKCGRCGLMHRNRKCPAFGKQCRRCFKFNHFAHFCTNNFQSGVNVIADDEHYNDNDYVLGSIQIFMLKNSEQDWFETLYIPDCGKYLKFKLDTGAHVNVIPENMWRILKIGSLKKIKLNITNYGGQTLDVVCSYNLRVVFNGKNYFLDFIILKTNGNSPPVLGIRSLQELNLVQRNIFQIQNKNIFTENPALFEGIGKILSSPVNFQLKRDYQPKVVPCRRVPFHLMDKLKAELDRMISDNIITTVKKPTEFVNPIVIVKKPDNSIRICLDPQNLNDALLREHYEIPTFDEITRDMCGAKIFSTLDASKGFWQIVLTEEASELTTFATPFGRYMFLRLPYGVCNAPEIFHRTFTEIFGDIKGVKVYIDDIIIYAKTLKEHDEILEKVFFRATRMGVKFNKNKCRFRVKEVKYVGHILTDEGIKIDNDKIEAIKRIDIPKNTKELSRFLGMVTYVAKCIPNLSKLTSNLRALLKKRCCMGVE; encoded by the coding sequence atggaatttttgaagCAACCAGCGTCAATGAGTATGAGTGGGGACTTGGGATCAAACTGGCGGAAGTTCAAGAACAGTTTCACCCTTTACTTAGTTGCAACAGGGTGTAAAGAAAAACCGAAAGAGGTCCAGGCGGCGGTTCTATTACATTGTCTAGGAGAAGAGGTTAGTGAAGTTTTGGAGACATTGGATTTGACAGTTGATGAAAAAACTGATCCAGATACGATAGTAAAAAAATTAGATGTTTATTTCCTACCTAAATGCAATTCTAGTGTGGAAACTcacaaattcaattcaagaaaTCAACTTTACGGTGAATCATTTGAACACTTTTTggcagaattaaaaaaaattgctagAGATTGTGAGTTTGGCACATTCAGAGACAGGCTTATAAAAGACAGAATAGTAAGTGGGATCAGAGATCGGAAAGTGAAGGAGCGCTTGCTGCGTGAAACAAATTTAGATTTGACAAAGACAATTGAAATTTGTCGTGTTGCTGAACAAACTGAACAACATATTAAGGAAATGATAGATAAAACAGAAAACCTTGAAGTTAGTGAAATTAAACATGGAAAGAACAGAATGACTTATGTGAATGAAAATAGCATGTATGCTAGAAGACAAGAAGGAAACCAATATAGAAGACAGCTCAATATGAACAGTTCCAGTCATGAAAATAAACGGGAACAGAACGTATTCACTAAAAGAGGCAGAACAAGTGATGGAGGAACGCATAGTGAAAATTCTCATCAGTCAAAATGTGGCAGATGTGGATTAATGCACCGTAATCGTAAATGTCCAGCTTTTGGCAAACAATGTAGAAGATGTTTTAAGTTTAATCACTTTGCTCATTTTTGTacaaataattttcaatctgGTGTGAATGTTATTGCTGATGATGAACATTATAATGATAACGATTATGTATTAggatcaattcaaatttttatgttgaaaaactCGGAACAAGATTGGTTTGAAACACTTTATATTCCAGATTGTGGCAAGTACCTAAAATTCAAGCTAGACACGGGGGCTCATGTTAATGTCATACCAGAAAATATGtggagaattttgaaaataggttcactaaaaaaaattaaactgaaTATTACGAATTATGGTGGTCAAACATTGGATGTTGTTTGTTCCTATAACTTGCGAGTTGTTTTCAATGGTAAGAATTACtttcttgattttattattctgaaGACCAATGGAAATTCACCGCCTGTATTGGGAATTCGTAGTTTACAAGAGCTGAATCTTGTTCAgcgaaatatatttcaaatccaAAATAAGAATATTTTCACTGAAAATCCAGCATTGTTCGAAGGTATTGGTAAAATTTTGAGTAGTCCggtgaattttcaattgaaacgtGATTACCAGCCGAAAGTTGTACCGTGTCGTAGAGTACCATTTCATCTCATGGATAAACTCAAAGCCGAATTGGATAGAATGATATCTGATAATATAATCACAACAGTAAAAAAACCCACAGAATTTGTTAATCCAATAGTAATTGTCAAGAAACCAGACAATAGTATTCGTATTTGTCTGGACCCCCAAAATTTAAATGATGCATTGTTAAGAGAACATTATGAAATTCCTACTTTTGATGAAATTACACGAGATATGTGTGgtgcaaaaatattttcaactcttGATGCCAGCAAAGGGTTTTGGCAAATTGTGTTAACAGAGGAAGCTTCTGAGCTAACAACATTTGCAACACCTTTTGGTAGGTATATGTTTTTACGTTTACCATATGGTGTATGTAATGCTCCGGAAATTTTTCACAGAACATTCACAGAAATTTTTGGAGACATTAAGGGAGTTAAAGTATATATTGACGATATTATAATTTACGCAAAAACCTTAAAAGAACATGAtgaaattctggaaaaagttttttttagagcaacAAGAATGGGcgttaaattcaataaaaataaatgtaggTTTAGAGTAAAAGAAGTTAAGTATGTGGGACATATTCTGACAGATGAAGGTATAAAAATTgataatgataaaattgaagcaATTAAACgaatagatattccaaaaaatacTAAAGAATTGAGCAGGTTTTTAGGAATGGTTACATATGTTGCGAAATGCATTCCAAATTTATCCAAACTCACATCAAACTTGAGGGCATTGCTAAAAAAAAGATGTTGTATGGGAGTGGAAtga
- the LOC123680896 gene encoding uncharacterized protein LOC123680896 gives MSRHRGVKSSKAYVCVFVCMSTKAIHLELASDMSSDVFIAALRRFVARRGKCSHLYSDRGTNFVGANRELVALAKKCAECELITHHFLPGNAPHMGGLWEAGVRSVKTHLKRVIGDQVLSYEEFYTLLVQIEAVLNSRPLTPMSSDSNDLAVLTPGHFLTLEPLGSVPDENYQDINISHLKRWQLIQQMQQQFWRRWKNEYLHTLQQRNKWLKSSHMPKEGSLVLIKNDNLSPLKWDMGRILKLTPGLDGVARVADVKTKSGTIKRPLNKLCPLPVE, from the coding sequence ATGAGTAGGCACCGAGGAGTTAAATCTTCTAAGGCTTATGTCTGCGTTTTTGTGTGTATGTCCACCAAGGCGATTCACCTAGAATTGGCGTCCGACATGAGTAGTGACGTGTTTATAGCTGCCCTACGCAGATTTGTGGCACGACGTGGAAAATGTTCACATTTATACTCTGACCGTGGGACAAATTTCGTCGGTGCTAATAGGGAGCTAGTAGCTTTAGCTAAAAAATGCGCTGAATGTGAGTTAATCACTCATCATTTTCTGCCAGGCAATGCCCCTCACATGGGCGGATTATGGGAAGCGGGCGTACGGTCAGTAAAAACTCACCTCAAAAGAGTGATAGGTGATCAAGTATTGAGCTATGAAGAGTTTTATACGCTCTTAGTACAAATTGAGGCGGTACTCAATTCTCGCCCTCTTACTCCGATGAGCTCAGACTCGAATGATTTAGCGGTATTAACTCCGGGACATTTTTTAACCTTGGAACCATTAGGTTCTGTTCCGGATGAAAATTATCAGGACATAAATATAAGCCACTTGAAACGGTGGCAACTTATTCAACAAATGCAACAACAGTTTTGGCGTAGGTGGAAAAACGAATATTTGCATACTCTCCAGCAAAGAAATAAATGGTTAAAATCTTCTCATATGCCAAAGGAAGGTTCTTTAgttttaataaaaaatgataacCTGTCTCCTTTAAAATGGGATATGGGACGAATACTCAAGCTTACACCCGGTTTAGATGGTGTTGCACGAGTTGCTGATGTTAAAACCAAGTCGGGTACTATAAAACGACCTCTGAACAAATTATGTCCTTTGcctgttgaataa